A stretch of Christensenellaceae bacterium DNA encodes these proteins:
- the dnaG gene encoding DNA primase: MPYFSEDWIQELLAKVNLVDLIGEYVTLQNKSGRWWACCPFHNEKTPSFSVTPDKGFFHCFGCGKGGNAIHFIMEQEKMTFPEACRYLADKVKLPVPDVKDDSNYEKRKQQRERIFAMNKTAARFFHKCLYEAQGKAALSYLHKRGLNDRIIKTFGMGFAPDKWDGLLRLLEKDGCTKQEMQLAGLVKINDGKCYDMFRNRVIMPIINTFSNVIGFGGRVMDDSLPKYLNSPETAAFNKSRNLYNLNMIRKQKNLSHLILVEGYMDVIAMYAYGIPECVATLGTALTQDQARLLKRYVNNVYVSYDGDEAGKKATLRALDILAQEGIETRVVSIPAGQDPDEFLKKYGRDGYLKLMKSSLPLMDYKFQIAAQKYDLGDGYQKEKFAKECVALLKGVNSAMIREKYMKKLSEMTGFSVNAIAQDTQSTAEPAVSWKPPQKTRETKSADLKTENCLIRLLATNPQNASRLDGKLTEEDFKHPANKKIFSYTLECAKKGFSPTNAEILSVLQSEEELAHATELFSLADDMLGELKNFDDFFEDCVRRIQLGRLEADLKIANVKYESETDPEQRKELLEQISRLTKEIHKLKTSF, translated from the coding sequence ATGCCATATTTTTCGGAAGATTGGATACAGGAGTTGCTTGCAAAGGTAAATCTCGTAGATTTGATTGGCGAATATGTAACATTGCAAAATAAATCCGGACGATGGTGGGCATGCTGTCCTTTTCATAACGAAAAAACTCCCAGCTTTTCCGTGACGCCCGACAAGGGCTTTTTCCATTGCTTTGGCTGCGGCAAGGGAGGCAACGCAATTCACTTTATCATGGAACAGGAAAAAATGACCTTTCCGGAAGCCTGCCGCTATCTGGCGGATAAGGTGAAATTGCCGGTGCCGGACGTAAAGGACGATTCCAACTATGAAAAGCGTAAACAGCAGCGCGAAAGAATTTTTGCGATGAACAAGACAGCCGCGCGGTTTTTTCATAAGTGTCTGTATGAAGCGCAGGGAAAAGCGGCGCTTTCCTATTTACACAAGCGGGGCCTTAACGACCGTATCATCAAAACATTCGGCATGGGCTTCGCGCCGGATAAATGGGACGGTCTTCTTCGTTTGCTGGAAAAGGATGGCTGCACCAAGCAAGAAATGCAGCTTGCGGGACTGGTAAAAATAAACGACGGCAAGTGTTATGATATGTTTCGTAACAGGGTCATTATGCCGATCATTAATACGTTTTCCAATGTGATCGGGTTTGGCGGCCGCGTGATGGACGATAGCTTGCCCAAATACTTGAATTCACCGGAAACGGCTGCGTTCAACAAAAGCCGGAATCTTTATAACCTGAATATGATCCGCAAGCAGAAGAACCTTTCTCACCTGATTCTTGTGGAGGGATATATGGACGTAATCGCCATGTATGCATACGGTATTCCGGAATGCGTCGCGACGCTGGGAACAGCGTTGACGCAGGACCAGGCGAGGCTTTTAAAGCGGTATGTGAATAATGTATATGTTTCCTATGACGGCGATGAGGCGGGGAAAAAGGCGACTTTGCGCGCTTTGGATATTCTTGCGCAGGAGGGTATTGAAACACGCGTCGTGAGCATTCCGGCAGGCCAGGATCCGGACGAATTCCTGAAGAAATACGGCAGGGACGGTTATCTCAAACTGATGAAATCCTCTTTGCCGCTTATGGATTATAAATTCCAGATTGCAGCTCAAAAGTATGATCTGGGCGACGGTTACCAGAAAGAAAAGTTCGCTAAGGAATGCGTTGCGCTTTTAAAGGGCGTTAATAGCGCAATGATACGTGAAAAATATATGAAAAAGCTTTCTGAAATGACAGGCTTTTCGGTGAATGCGATTGCGCAGGATACGCAGAGCACTGCGGAGCCAGCCGTTAGCTGGAAACCGCCGCAAAAGACGCGGGAAACAAAGTCGGCGGACCTGAAAACGGAAAACTGCCTGATCAGGCTGCTGGCGACGAATCCGCAGAACGCCTCCAGGCTGGATGGAAAGCTGACGGAAGAGGATTTTAAGCATCCGGCAAATAAAAAAATATTTTCATATACTTTAGAGTGTGCAAAAAAAGGGTTTTCGCCCACCAATGCCGAAATATTATCCGTACTGCAAAGCGAAGAAGAGCTCGCTCACGCGACCGAGCTGTTCAGCCTGGCAGACGACATGCTCGGCGAGCTGAAGAATTTTGATGATTTCTTTGAAGACTGTGTACGGCGTATTCAATTAGGCAGGTTGGAAGCGGATTTGAAAATTGCCAACGTAAAGTATGAAAGTGAAACGGATCCGGAGCAAAGAAAAGAGTTATTGGAACAAATCAGCAGGCTGACGAAAGAGATTCATAAACTCAAGACAAGTTTTTAA
- the sigA gene encoding RNA polymerase sigma factor SigA, giving the protein MDLADKKEKEIMASNDVTDAQAKLAEERIAKIVEMGKAKGVVKYQEIVGSLDDVQLRPDQIEKLYETLEEQNIDVIDDEIVKEEEKHEEEVSDFEISMPENINIDDPVRMYLKEIGKVPLLSASEEVELAKRMGEGDQEAKRKLAEANLRLVVSIAKRYVGRGMLFLDLIQEGNLGLIKAVEKFDYEKGYKFSTYATWWIRQAITRAIADQARTIRIPVHMVETINKLIRVSRQLLQQYGRDPLPEELAKEMDIPEEKVREILKIAQEPVSLETPIGEEEDSHLGDFIPDDDAPAPAEAAAFTLLKEQLIDVLDTLTPREEKVLKLRFGLEDGRARTLEEVGKEFQVTRERIRQIEAKALRKLRHPSRSKKLRDFLE; this is encoded by the coding sequence ATGGATTTGGCAGATAAAAAAGAGAAAGAAATCATGGCGTCAAACGATGTAACGGATGCGCAGGCAAAGCTGGCGGAAGAACGTATCGCAAAGATCGTCGAAATGGGCAAGGCAAAGGGCGTTGTAAAATATCAGGAGATCGTGGGATCTCTTGATGACGTTCAGTTGCGTCCGGACCAGATTGAAAAGTTATACGAGACGCTAGAGGAACAAAATATCGACGTGATCGACGACGAGATTGTCAAGGAAGAGGAAAAGCACGAAGAAGAAGTCAGCGATTTTGAAATATCCATGCCGGAGAATATCAACATTGACGATCCGGTCAGGATGTATCTGAAAGAAATCGGCAAGGTCCCGCTCTTGTCGGCTTCGGAAGAGGTGGAACTGGCAAAGCGTATGGGCGAAGGAGACCAAGAGGCCAAGCGCAAGCTTGCAGAGGCTAATCTGCGCCTTGTTGTCAGTATTGCGAAACGTTATGTAGGGCGTGGAATGCTTTTTCTGGATCTGATACAGGAAGGAAATCTGGGGCTGATTAAAGCGGTCGAAAAATTCGACTATGAAAAAGGATATAAGTTCAGTACCTATGCGACATGGTGGATTCGCCAGGCGATCACGCGGGCAATCGCGGACCAGGCGCGAACAATCAGGATTCCCGTGCATATGGTGGAAACGATTAATAAGCTTATCCGTGTTTCGCGTCAGCTTTTGCAGCAATACGGAAGAGACCCTTTGCCGGAAGAGCTGGCCAAGGAGATGGATATTCCCGAGGAAAAGGTGCGTGAAATTTTAAAGATTGCGCAGGAGCCCGTATCTTTGGAAACGCCGATCGGCGAAGAAGAAGATAGCCATCTGGGAGACTTTATTCCGGACGACGATGCTCCAGCGCCGGCCGAGGCTGCGGCGTTTACGCTTTTAAAGGAACAATTGATCGATGTGCTGGATACGCTGACTCCCCGCGAGGAAAAGGTATTGAAGCTCCGTTTCGGGCTGGAGGACGGGCGCGCGAGAACCCTGGAAGAGGTCGGTAAGGAATTTCAGGTGACACGCGAAAGGATCAGGCAGATCGAAGCGAAAGCGCTTCGAAAACTGCGTCATCCCAGCCGCAGTAAGAAGCTGAGAGATTTTTTGGAATAA
- the mutM gene encoding formamidopyrimidine-DNA glycosylase, which produces MPELPEVETVRCVLEPQIKGWKIMEIDIANEQVIAYPDAGRFCDAAIGQTVAGIERRGKFLIFRFACGDRMVVHLRMTGCLLLTPPEYEKAKHTHAVFSLENKRELRYIDPRRFGRFWFLKSGEEDKVTGMDKLGLEPFDEALSAEYLQECLSKRKKSIKECLLDQSIVAGIGNIYGDEILFAAGIHPARCARSLTVSEYGKLVKQIRETLEYFIEKNVISAEDYLAGNGKDYRNTPYLSVYGQEKKQCPICGKILRKTAIAGRSSVFCPRCQPEKTP; this is translated from the coding sequence ATGCCTGAATTACCGGAAGTAGAAACCGTAAGATGTGTGCTTGAACCGCAGATAAAGGGCTGGAAAATCATGGAGATCGACATCGCAAATGAGCAGGTGATTGCTTATCCGGACGCGGGTCGGTTCTGTGACGCCGCCATTGGACAAACGGTTGCAGGCATAGAGCGCAGGGGTAAGTTCCTGATCTTTCGCTTTGCATGCGGTGATCGGATGGTTGTGCATTTGCGCATGACAGGGTGTCTGCTTCTTACTCCGCCGGAATATGAAAAAGCCAAGCATACTCACGCGGTGTTTTCTTTGGAAAACAAAAGAGAACTCAGGTACATTGATCCGAGAAGGTTTGGGCGTTTTTGGTTTTTAAAAAGTGGCGAAGAGGATAAGGTCACCGGTATGGATAAGCTGGGGTTGGAGCCGTTTGATGAGGCCCTGTCGGCGGAATACTTACAGGAATGCTTGTCGAAAAGAAAAAAATCGATCAAAGAATGCCTGCTTGATCAGAGTATAGTCGCCGGCATTGGCAACATTTACGGAGATGAGATTTTATTCGCGGCAGGGATACATCCGGCGCGGTGCGCGCGCAGTCTTACTGTAAGCGAATATGGAAAGCTGGTAAAACAAATACGCGAGACGCTGGAATATTTTATTGAAAAGAACGTTATCTCGGCGGAAGATTATTTGGCGGGGAATGGCAAAGACTATCGAAACACTCCCTATCTCAGCGTTTATGGGCAGGAAAAGAAGCAGTGCCCCATCTGCGGAAAAATTTTGCGGAAAACTGCAATCGCAGGCAGAAGCAGCGTTTTTTGTCCGCGTTGTCAACCAGAGAAAACGCCGTGA
- a CDS encoding SAM-dependent methyltransferase: MEEKLSQRIRSIVDLAGKADITADIGCDHGLVSQALIMEKHADKVIACDISKKSLQKAINLARENHWSDRLDARCGDGLSVLETGEAQVIILAGMGGLLIRRILENNLEVAFAADRLICVPHGNEYELRAFLYQNGFSITEERLVKEDDHYYQMMAACRGKERMPDEFTLLFGKKLLEKKAPVLLDYLSFKRTELDHIIENAKLGKNTKGYTERLKRLRDRITEVLICP; this comes from the coding sequence ATGGAAGAAAAACTGTCCCAGCGTATACGCTCAATCGTGGATCTGGCAGGAAAGGCGGATATTACCGCAGATATTGGCTGCGACCACGGGCTTGTCAGTCAGGCGTTGATTATGGAAAAGCATGCTGATAAGGTCATCGCCTGCGACATCAGTAAGAAATCCCTGCAAAAAGCAATAAATTTGGCGCGGGAAAATCATTGGTCCGACAGATTGGATGCACGCTGCGGAGACGGTTTGTCTGTTCTTGAAACGGGGGAAGCGCAGGTGATCATCCTAGCGGGGATGGGCGGTCTTTTGATCCGGCGAATTTTGGAGAATAACCTTGAGGTAGCGTTTGCTGCGGACAGGCTGATATGTGTCCCGCACGGCAACGAGTATGAGTTGCGTGCCTTTTTGTATCAAAATGGATTTTCTATTACGGAAGAACGGCTGGTGAAAGAGGACGATCATTATTATCAGATGATGGCGGCATGCCGTGGAAAAGAACGTATGCCGGATGAGTTTACGCTCCTGTTCGGAAAGAAGCTTTTGGAAAAAAAGGCGCCGGTGCTGCTTGATTACCTGAGCTTTAAGCGAACCGAATTAGATCATATTATTGAAAACGCAAAGCTGGGGAAAAATACAAAAGGTTATACGGAGCGTCTTAAAAGGCTGCGCGACCGGATTACGGAGGTGCTCATATGTCCATAA
- a CDS encoding GTP cyclohydrolase 1 type 2 → MSISLKELELLIETLSPREYAYDWDNSGFNINLNNAEVTGIMLCLDVSEEIIEEAAAKKCNLIISHHPLLFHAAKQINSETYQGKCIAALIRNDISLYCAHTSMDTAPQGINRYLADTLGLRNQEYLEETNVGRYFEVAVHVPESHVDKIRSAMSKAGAGNIGDYSECTYNIAGKGTFRPNDQANPYIGSNGNLETVDEVRVSAVCPECRLTAVLSAIRNVHPYEEPAISALVVSEPRSVNAGLGIVGDLEKAMAASDVILEIKKKLEIDCVRAAGDLGRMISRVAICGGAAGDMEALAKEKGAQLYLTGEIKHNFYMEAQDMVLIEAGHYDTEKCFCKLYAEGLQKLLDDVNYNVAIYITSLHRPYVNI, encoded by the coding sequence ATGTCCATAAGTTTAAAGGAACTGGAATTGCTGATAGAAACCCTTTCGCCCAGGGAATATGCCTACGATTGGGACAATAGCGGTTTTAATATCAATCTTAACAACGCGGAAGTGACAGGGATTATGCTCTGTCTTGACGTCTCGGAAGAAATCATCGAGGAAGCGGCGGCAAAAAAATGTAATCTTATTATTTCCCATCATCCGTTGCTCTTTCATGCCGCCAAACAGATTAACAGCGAAACCTATCAGGGGAAATGCATCGCCGCGCTGATCAGGAACGATATATCGCTTTATTGCGCACATACCAGCATGGATACGGCGCCGCAAGGCATTAACAGGTATCTGGCGGATACGCTCGGGCTTAGGAATCAGGAATATTTGGAAGAAACTAATGTTGGACGTTATTTCGAGGTAGCGGTGCACGTACCTGAAAGCCATGTGGACAAGATAAGGAGCGCAATGTCCAAAGCAGGCGCCGGAAATATTGGAGACTACAGCGAATGTACTTATAATATTGCAGGTAAGGGAACCTTTCGGCCGAACGATCAGGCAAACCCTTATATTGGCAGCAACGGTAATCTGGAAACTGTGGATGAAGTGCGCGTGAGCGCCGTATGTCCGGAATGCCGGCTTACAGCGGTTTTAAGTGCAATACGTAACGTGCACCCTTATGAGGAACCGGCTATCAGCGCTCTTGTCGTCTCTGAGCCACGGTCGGTAAATGCGGGATTAGGGATCGTAGGCGATTTGGAAAAAGCGATGGCTGCCTCCGATGTAATCCTTGAAATCAAAAAGAAGCTGGAGATTGATTGTGTGCGAGCCGCGGGAGATTTAGGACGCATGATCAGCAGGGTAGCCATATGCGGCGGCGCTGCGGGAGATATGGAAGCGCTCGCCAAAGAGAAAGGCGCGCAGCTTTACCTGACAGGCGAAATCAAGCATAATTTTTATATGGAAGCACAGGACATGGTGCTTATAGAAGCAGGGCATTACGATACCGAAAAGTGCTTTTGCAAACTATATGCGGAAGGTTTACAAAAATTGCTTGATGATGTAAACTATAATGTAGCTATTTATATTACGAGTTTACATAGACCGTATGTGAACATTTGA
- a CDS encoding DNA-binding protein: MSNLKALWDYQGAEIQLENYEKALRNTETRKKLVQQQQIFQNNQHKLKQLEQESVLLQNKLSEAAGQVEILKKQMKSKKEEIAEIADYDLEDLFLEDVREMIKECENIKSAIELNKRKVVEVMHRLEKSEGEIKETLVKMSNAKKLFDQLKEAHAKELDAGKGDLEKLRADVAKAAKNVDAALMEKYKQIKQHRPNPIAKLVGDRCEGCKMQLPSGVLQSLKTEGNIVECENCGRILYVIEE, encoded by the coding sequence TTGAGTAATTTAAAAGCTTTATGGGATTATCAAGGCGCGGAAATTCAGTTGGAAAACTATGAGAAAGCGCTTAGGAATACGGAAACAAGGAAAAAATTAGTACAGCAGCAGCAGATTTTTCAAAACAACCAGCACAAGCTGAAGCAATTGGAGCAGGAGTCTGTGCTGTTGCAAAATAAGCTTTCAGAAGCCGCAGGGCAGGTTGAAATTCTGAAAAAGCAGATGAAATCCAAAAAGGAAGAGATCGCCGAGATTGCGGATTATGATCTGGAAGATCTGTTTTTGGAAGATGTACGCGAAATGATCAAGGAATGCGAAAACATCAAATCGGCTATTGAGCTCAATAAGCGCAAGGTTGTGGAAGTGATGCATCGGCTTGAAAAGTCCGAGGGAGAAATCAAGGAAACCCTCGTGAAAATGAGCAACGCCAAGAAACTTTTCGACCAGTTGAAAGAAGCGCACGCCAAGGAACTGGACGCAGGCAAGGGAGACCTTGAAAAGCTGCGCGCGGATGTGGCCAAGGCCGCTAAGAATGTTGACGCTGCGTTGATGGAAAAGTATAAGCAAATCAAACAGCACAGGCCGAACCCGATCGCAAAGCTGGTGGGCGACCGGTGCGAGGGTTGCAAAATGCAGCTCCCGTCGGGGGTACTGCAAAGCCTGAAAACGGAAGGAAATATTGTCGAGTGTGAAAACTGCGGCAGGATTCTTTACGTCATAGAAGAATAA
- a CDS encoding UPF0313 protein, which yields MDGFLPVNKGDMKKEGIGQLDFVLVTGDAYVDHPSFAHAIISRYLVAHGYSVGIIAQPDWRKTTAFQVLGRPRLGFLISAGNMDSMVNLYTVNKRRRKQDLYTPGGKMGKRPERATEVYTKKIREAYGDIPVIIGGIEASLRRFAHYDYWDNAVKPSILTSSGADLLVYGMGERAIVGIAEALDGGLSVGDTTYVEGTVYRTPDLTRVYEYEMLPSYKQVNSDKEVYAKAFLKQMRDRKHVLVQQQNNGYVVQNIPAETLSQSELDFVYSLPYTRKAHPMYGQDIPALSEVQYSITATRGCAGACAFCALYYHQGKDVAWRSEKSILGEANLFLQDKEFKGYIHDVGGPTANFYGLTCTNPKGRCDTRRCLTPEKCRFLKEDHSKYLHLLRRLRSLKGIKKVFIRSGIRHDYALLDKSGEFIRELAAYHVSGQLKLAPEHVSPDVLTCMGKPDIEKYRRFCQKFEAASKRANKKQYVLPYFMSSHPGSTLEDAVRLAEFIRDTGFMPEQAQDFYPTPGTLATCMYYTGINPLTGKKVYIPKSAEEKEMQRALIQYKNSRNKALVKKALRKAERDDLIGNSRRCLVRE from the coding sequence ATGGACGGATTTTTGCCCGTTAATAAGGGCGATATGAAAAAAGAGGGAATAGGGCAGCTGGATTTTGTGCTGGTGACGGGGGATGCCTATGTGGACCATCCGTCTTTTGCCCATGCGATTATTTCCCGCTATCTTGTCGCGCACGGATATTCCGTGGGTATTATCGCACAGCCCGATTGGCGGAAAACGACGGCCTTTCAGGTCCTGGGGCGTCCGAGGCTGGGCTTTTTGATCAGCGCGGGAAATATGGACAGTATGGTTAACCTTTATACGGTCAATAAACGCAGGCGAAAACAGGACTTGTATACACCCGGCGGTAAAATGGGCAAAAGGCCGGAGCGGGCAACTGAGGTTTATACAAAAAAAATACGCGAAGCATATGGCGATATTCCGGTTATTATCGGTGGGATCGAAGCGAGCCTGCGGCGGTTTGCGCATTATGATTATTGGGATAACGCCGTAAAGCCGTCGATTCTGACAAGCAGCGGCGCGGATCTCCTTGTCTACGGTATGGGCGAGCGCGCGATCGTCGGAATCGCGGAGGCGCTTGACGGCGGGCTTTCCGTGGGGGATACCACATATGTGGAGGGAACCGTGTACCGCACCCCTGACCTTACACGCGTTTATGAATATGAAATGCTGCCATCCTATAAACAGGTAAACAGCGATAAGGAAGTGTATGCAAAGGCCTTTTTAAAGCAAATGCGCGACAGGAAACATGTGCTTGTGCAGCAGCAAAACAACGGATATGTGGTGCAAAACATTCCGGCAGAGACTTTAAGCCAGTCGGAACTTGACTTTGTGTATTCGCTGCCCTACACAAGAAAGGCGCATCCGATGTATGGGCAGGATATTCCGGCATTATCCGAGGTGCAATACAGTATTACGGCGACACGGGGATGCGCGGGGGCGTGCGCGTTCTGCGCGCTTTATTATCATCAGGGCAAGGATGTTGCCTGGCGCAGTGAAAAAAGTATCCTGGGGGAAGCAAACCTGTTTTTGCAGGATAAGGAATTCAAAGGCTATATCCATGACGTGGGCGGGCCGACAGCTAATTTCTATGGACTTACCTGTACGAATCCCAAGGGAAGATGCGACACGCGCCGTTGCCTGACGCCGGAAAAGTGCAGGTTTTTGAAAGAAGACCACAGCAAATATCTTCACCTTCTGCGTCGCCTAAGGTCGCTTAAGGGGATCAAAAAGGTATTTATTCGTTCCGGTATCAGGCATGACTATGCGTTGCTTGATAAAAGCGGGGAATTTATACGGGAACTGGCGGCCTACCATGTGAGCGGACAGTTGAAGCTGGCGCCCGAGCATGTCAGCCCCGACGTACTTACCTGTATGGGAAAGCCGGATATTGAAAAATACAGGCGTTTCTGCCAAAAATTCGAGGCGGCGTCAAAACGCGCGAACAAAAAGCAATATGTGCTGCCGTATTTTATGTCTTCCCATCCGGGAAGCACTTTGGAAGACGCGGTGAGGCTGGCGGAGTTCATACGGGATACGGGGTTTATGCCAGAGCAGGCACAGGACTTTTATCCGACGCCGGGCACGCTTGCAACATGCATGTACTATACGGGCATCAATCCGCTTACGGGCAAGAAAGTATATATCCCCAAATCGGCTGAAGAAAAGGAAATGCAGAGGGCTCTGATTCAGTATAAGAACTCCAGAAACAAAGCATTGGTAAAGAAAGCTTTGCGTAAAGCAGAGCGGGATGATTTGATTGGAAACTCCAGGCGGTGTTTGGTCCGCGAATAA
- the tig gene encoding trigger factor, producing MTAKLEKLDGNKVKLEITVPGEKFEEGIQKAYQKLKGKFNIPGFRKGKAPRGIIENFYGPQVFYEDALDEIIPEAYREAVEENKLDVVSRPDYDVLSIDKKDGVVITAEVFVKPEVKLGKYEGLKIKKPVEKIAAKDVDAEVEKTREQNARWVEVDRAAKDGDTVIVDFLGSVDGVPFEGGEAKEQSLVLGEGRFIPGFEEQIVGMKAGEQRDINVKFPEGYTPELAGKDAVFAITMHTVKEKELPEIDDDFAQDVSEFDTLADYKKDIKKKMQDRADMKAKAEMENQLLTAIADGIKADIPEVMIDNQIDYQVQQLSYQLMYQGMKLEDYLQYIGMTLDDLRKEYREGSAQQVKMRLAVEALLDKLKIDPTEEDIEKKYEELAKAENKTVQEYKDALGAQELDYFKDRVAMEQLFDYLVSKAEVQEVDAKAWEKEQADKAKKESEKKETKKTTAKKTTAKKETAKADTKPAAEKKTEKKPAAKKAPAKKEASKE from the coding sequence ATGACTGCAAAACTGGAGAAGCTGGATGGCAATAAAGTAAAACTTGAAATCACCGTTCCGGGTGAAAAGTTTGAAGAAGGCATTCAGAAAGCGTATCAAAAATTAAAAGGGAAGTTCAACATCCCCGGATTCAGAAAAGGAAAGGCTCCGAGAGGGATTATCGAGAACTTCTACGGACCGCAGGTGTTCTATGAAGATGCGCTTGACGAGATCATCCCCGAAGCTTACCGCGAGGCAGTCGAAGAAAATAAGTTGGACGTGGTTTCAAGACCGGATTACGATGTTTTGAGCATTGACAAGAAAGATGGTGTCGTGATAACGGCGGAGGTTTTTGTAAAACCGGAAGTAAAGCTTGGTAAATACGAGGGCTTGAAAATCAAAAAGCCGGTTGAAAAGATCGCGGCTAAGGATGTTGACGCTGAGGTTGAAAAGACGCGTGAGCAAAATGCCAGATGGGTCGAGGTTGACCGTGCTGCAAAAGACGGCGATACGGTTATCGTGGATTTCTTAGGTTCGGTTGACGGCGTTCCTTTCGAGGGAGGCGAAGCCAAAGAGCAGTCGCTTGTTCTTGGCGAAGGACGCTTTATCCCCGGATTCGAAGAACAGATCGTCGGTATGAAAGCGGGCGAACAGCGCGACATAAACGTAAAGTTTCCGGAGGGCTATACGCCGGAACTGGCGGGTAAAGACGCCGTGTTTGCAATTACAATGCACACGGTAAAGGAAAAGGAGCTGCCGGAAATCGATGATGATTTTGCGCAGGATGTATCGGAATTTGATACGCTTGCCGATTATAAAAAGGACATCAAGAAAAAGATGCAGGACCGCGCCGACATGAAAGCGAAAGCCGAGATGGAAAATCAGCTGCTTACGGCTATTGCAGACGGCATCAAGGCTGATATTCCGGAAGTCATGATAGATAACCAGATCGATTATCAGGTGCAGCAGCTTTCCTACCAGCTTATGTATCAGGGGATGAAACTTGAAGATTATCTCCAGTACATTGGCATGACGCTGGATGATTTGCGTAAGGAATACAGGGAGGGCTCCGCGCAGCAGGTGAAAATGCGCCTCGCCGTGGAGGCTTTGCTCGACAAGCTGAAAATCGATCCGACTGAAGAAGACATCGAAAAGAAATACGAAGAGCTTGCAAAGGCGGAAAACAAGACAGTCCAGGAATACAAGGACGCGCTGGGGGCACAGGAACTTGATTATTTCAAGGACCGCGTTGCCATGGAGCAGTTGTTCGATTATCTAGTATCCAAAGCTGAAGTGCAGGAAGTAGATGCAAAGGCTTGGGAGAAAGAGCAGGCTGATAAGGCTAAGAAAGAATCCGAAAAGAAGGAAACCAAAAAGACAACCGCTAAAAAGACGACAGCGAAAAAGGAAACGGCAAAAGCCGATACTAAGCCTGCTGCGGAAAAAAAGACAGAAAAGAAGCCCGCGGCAAAGAAGGCTCCGGCTAAGAAAGAAGCTTCAAAAGAATAA
- the clpP gene encoding ATP-dependent Clp protease proteolytic subunit — MSLVPMVIEQTNRGERSYDIFSRLLKDRIIFLTGEIDDITANLVVAQMIFLEAEDPDKDIYLYINSPGGSITAGMAIYDTMQYIKCDVSTICIGMAASMGAFLMAAGAKGKRKSLPNSEIMIHQPLGGTQGQATDIAIHAQRILDIKEKMNKILSERTGQSLKKVQKDVERDYFMGAEEALAYGIVDEIIPAKR; from the coding sequence ATGAGTTTAGTACCTATGGTCATAGAGCAAACAAACAGGGGAGAAAGGTCTTATGACATTTTTTCCAGGTTGCTGAAAGATAGAATCATATTTTTGACGGGTGAAATCGATGACATTACCGCCAACCTTGTGGTTGCGCAGATGATTTTCCTGGAAGCAGAGGACCCGGACAAGGATATTTATTTATACATCAACAGCCCCGGCGGTTCTATTACGGCCGGTATGGCGATTTATGATACGATGCAGTATATCAAGTGCGATGTCAGCACGATCTGCATCGGGATGGCGGCATCTATGGGTGCGTTTCTGATGGCGGCAGGCGCAAAAGGAAAACGTAAATCGCTGCCTAACAGCGAAATTATGATCCATCAGCCGCTGGGCGGCACGCAGGGCCAGGCCACGGATATTGCCATCCATGCGCAACGGATTTTGGATATCAAAGAGAAGATGAACAAGATCCTCAGCGAAAGAACAGGTCAGTCTCTTAAAAAGGTTCAAAAGGACGTGGAACGCGATTACTTTATGGGAGCGGAAGAAGCTCTTGCATACGGTATCGTTGATGAGATTATACCTGCGAAACGATAA